A single Kwoniella bestiolae CBS 10118 chromosome 8, complete sequence DNA region contains:
- a CDS encoding NADH-ubiquinone oxidoreductase 23 kDa subunit, mitochondrial, whose protein sequence is MPRQVLPLLRPILSSTLPTPLPIARSLHSSSRILLATPAGRNPFAPRQTGPKHITPGPIKTPNPRETTTADASSEGSRHGNDQAVGAGAADQWPDYSKGPSALDKASQLFFFTEIVRGMWIVLEQFFRPPYTIMYPFEKGPLSPRFRGEHALRRYPNGEERCIACKLCEAICPAQAITIESEAREDGSRRTTRYDLDMTKCIYCGFCQEACPVDAIVETQNAEYSTETREELLYNKEKLLSNGDKAEAEIAANLQADHVSFFSGNLLVIYR, encoded by the exons ATGCCTCGTCAAGTCTTACCCCTCCTCCGacccatcctctcctccaccctccctACTCCTCTCCCCATCGCCCGATCCCTCCACTCCTCCTCTAGGATATTACTAGCCACCCCAGCAGGACGTAACCCCTTTGCCCCCCGACAGACCGGACCTAAACATATCACTCCCGGACCCATAAAGACACCCAACCCCCGTGAAACCACCACTGCCGATGCGTCCTCCGAGGGCTCACGACATGGGAACGACCAAGCTGTTGGGGCGGGTGCGGCTGACCAGTGGCCTGATTATTCAAAGGGACCATCAGCGCTGGATAAAGCGAGTCAATTGTTCTTCTTTACTGAGATtgtgaggg GAATGTGGATCGTGTTAGAACAATTCTTCAGACCACCATATACTATCATGTACCCATTTGAGAAGGGACCTTTATCCCCCCGATTCAGAGGTGAACACGCTTTGAGAAGGTACCCCAACGGTGAAGAGAGATGTATCG CTTGTAAGCTCTGTGAGGCCATCTGCCCCGCTCAGGCTATCACGATTGAATCCGAAGCTAGAGAGGACGGATCAAGGAGAACCACGCGATATG ACCTCGACATGACGAAATGTATCTACTGTGGATTCTGCCAGGAAGCTTGTCCCGTCGATGCTATTGTAGAGA CCCAAAACGCAGAATACTCGACAGAAACCCGAGAAGAACTCTTATACAACAAGGAGAAGTTATTGTCTAACGGCGATaaggctgaggctgagatcGCTGCTAACCTCCAAGCTGATCACGTAAGTTTCTTCAGTGGAAATCTTCTCGTTATCTACCGCTGA